TTTTTTCGCAAAGGAACTTACATTCCCTACTCAGTACAGTACACATATCGATGCCCCAATTCATTTTGCGCAAGGCAAGCGTTATTTGCACGAATTAGAATTAAAAGAGTTGATGTTACCGTTATATGTTATCCATAAGGAAGAGCTAGTCAAAGAGAATCATGATTATTGTGTGACGGTCCAAGATATTATGGACTTTGAAACTGAATTTGGTATACTTCCCAAGGAAGCCTTCGTTGCATTTGCAAGTGGTTGGTCGAATCGCTGGGACTCCCCAGAAAAATATTATAATCGAGACGAAGACGGGAATTCTCACACGCCAGGTTGGAGTCTAGAAGCTCTGAAATATCTTAATGAAGTGCGAGATGTTACAGCAATCGGGCATGAGACCTTAGACACAGATAGTGCTGTAGATTTCAGAAAAAATAAAGGTTTGTTTGGCGAGTACTATTGGTTAAAACAAGACAAATACCAAGTTGAAGTGATGCGTAATTTGGATCAAGTTCCATCGGTCGGCAGTGTTATTTTGACTAGTTTTCCCAATGTGTTGAACGCACCTGGCTTTCCAGTACGTTCGTTTGCTATATTACCAAACTGAAATACGATGTAAGTATGCGAAAAAGCATACAGAAATTGATTGCTAAATAGCCTGATCATTGATAGAATAATTGTTGTATAGTAATTATTACAAAATGATTTTGATTCTAAGTTGTATGATGACAGGACTAGTAATCGGCTTTTACTCTAGTAAAAACGAATGTATATGCCAATGTTATTGTTGACTATATTGATGACTGATTTGTCCTTCTCGTGCAACTATACGAGGAGGGCATTTTTTTGAATGTAAGTATTTTTTCTACATGTGTTGTTGATTTATTATTCCCTAATGTAGGGCAGGCGATGGTGGAGGTATTAGAGCGTTTTGGTTGTGAGACATCATTACCAGATAAACAAACGTGCTGCGGGCAACCGACTTATAATAGCGGATATATAAAAGAGAGTTATGCCACTTTAAAAAATCAAATCGATTGCTTCGAGGAGGCAGAATACGTAGTCGGACCAGCTGGTTCTTGTGTAGGAATGTTAAGAGAGTACGAACATTTCTTAAAAGATGATCCTATCTATGGCCCAAAGGCTGAAAAACTAGCAGCTAAGTCATTTGAATTTAGTCAATTTCTTTATCGGGTGTTGGGCGTGAAAGACGTTGGCGCTACGTTGAATGCAAAGGCAACATACCACCGTTCCTGCCATATGACGAGAATTTTGAAGGAGCGAGAAGCCCCATTTGTCTTATTAGATCATGTCGAGGGTTTAGAAATGGTTCCATTAAATCATATAGAGAACTGTTGTGGATTTGGAGGAACTTTCTCAGTAAAAATGCCGGAAATATCTGAACAAATGGTCACAGAAAAAATGAATGACGTAATCGATACTAAGGCAGAAATTTTGATCAGCGCAGATATGGGTTGTTTGATGAATATCGGAGGCAAATTCAATCGAGATGGAAAGCAAATCAAAATTATGCATATTGCAGAAGTTCTAAATCAACAAGTGAATAATAAACGCATGGATCAGCCAAAACGAATGACACTCATCTAGGAGGAGAGATTGTGGGATTAACGACTAGTTCAAAACCATTTAAAGAACGATTGGAAGATAGCAGAAAAGATGTTTTTATGCAAAAAGCTGTAGCGAAGGCTCAAGATGATCAGTGGATCAAACGTGAAGGGGCTAGAGAAGAACTTGGGCATTGGGAAAAATGGCGCGATTTAGGAGAACAAATCAGAAAACATACGATTTCTTATCTACCTGATTATTTGGAACAGTTTAGCGATCAGGTAGCGCAAAAAGGTGGAAAAGTTTTTTTTGCAAAGACAGCAGAAGAAGCCACTGAATATGTAAAACAAGTTGTCTTAGATAAGAAAGCAAAAAAAGTTGTAAAATCAAAATCAATGGTGACCACTGAGGTTGACATCGATCCAATGTTATTAGAGTTGAACGGTGTAAGTGTTATGGAAACTGATTTAGCTGA
This sequence is a window from Enterococcus sp. 7F3_DIV0205. Protein-coding genes within it:
- a CDS encoding cyclase family protein, whose translation is MNTLDAMDYLKGKKWIDLSHEVHDKIPRFGAFNASREETLFKIKEDGFFAKELTFPTQYSTHIDAPIHFAQGKRYLHELELKELMLPLYVIHKEELVKENHDYCVTVQDIMDFETEFGILPKEAFVAFASGWSNRWDSPEKYYNRDEDGNSHTPGWSLEALKYLNEVRDVTAIGHETLDTDSAVDFRKNKGLFGEYYWLKQDKYQVEVMRNLDQVPSVGSVILTSFPNVLNAPGFPVRSFAILPN
- a CDS encoding (Fe-S)-binding protein, whose amino-acid sequence is MNVSIFSTCVVDLLFPNVGQAMVEVLERFGCETSLPDKQTCCGQPTYNSGYIKESYATLKNQIDCFEEAEYVVGPAGSCVGMLREYEHFLKDDPIYGPKAEKLAAKSFEFSQFLYRVLGVKDVGATLNAKATYHRSCHMTRILKEREAPFVLLDHVEGLEMVPLNHIENCCGFGGTFSVKMPEISEQMVTEKMNDVIDTKAEILISADMGCLMNIGGKFNRDGKQIKIMHIAEVLNQQVNNKRMDQPKRMTLI